The DNA window AATTGCTCTAGGGCGGCTAAATCCACAGGCTGGCGTCCGCGCACGCCTTTGAGGGCTGTATAGATGCGGGTTTGTTCCATCATCCGCCGCGCCAAGGTGGTATTGAGAGGCGGTAAAGCCAGGGCGCGATCCTGAAAGACTTCAACCAGTTGCCCGCCCGTACCAAATAGCAACACGGGCCCAAACTGACTATCGAGGCTGCTTCCCAGGATAATTTCGTATCCTTCCAGATGCATCATCGGTTGAACGGTGACGCCGAGGAAATGCTGAGAACCAACCTTTTCACCAACAGATTCTTCAATGGCATGATAGGCGCGTTTGACGGTTTCGGCGTCTTTGAGGAGTAAGCGAACGCCGCCGACATCCGTTTTGTGGGTAATGGTTTCGGAATGGAGTTTGAGAACGACGGGATAGCCAATTTGTTGAGCAATTTCAGCCGCTTCTTCGGCGCTGGTGGCAATTTGGGTGGTGACGGTGGGGATACCGTAGGCGGCGAGGAGTTGTTTAGATTCCAGTTCGGTTAAGAGCGATCGCCTGCTATTCCGCACAGCCTGTAAAATCCGATCGGCACTGTCTCGATCTGGACAATGGGAATTGAGATCGCGACAATGAACATCGGGAAGCACTGGCGTTTCATAAATTCCCCGCAAATTATAGCTATAGCGCCACATCAGGTTAAAAACGCGGGCCGCTGTATCGGGATAGGGGAAGGTAAAGATACTGGCTTGGTTCAAAATTTCTTCGCCCGCCGCCACATTTGCGCCCCCCATCCAGCTTGCCAAAATCGGCTTATCGGAAATCTCGCTTTCTTGCAGGGTTTTGACCACCTGTTCGGCTGTTTGCGTCGGGTCGGACATCGATTGCGGGGTTAAAATTACCAAAATACCGTCGCTGCTGGGGTCTTTCGCCGCAATTTCTAAGGATTTGGCATAGCGTTCCGGTTCGGCATCGCCCAAAATATCAATCGGGTTCGCGTGGCTCCAATGTTTCGGTAAAATCGGATCGAGCGCGGCGACGGTTGCGGGTTCGAGGGGAGCTAGTTCGCCCTGCCCGGAGATTAAGGCATCTGTGGCTAAAACGCCGGGGCCGCCTGCATTAGTTAGAATCGTTAACCGCCGACCTTTGGGCCGAGGTTGTTTGGCTAAAACTTCCGCCATATTAAATAAGTCATCGATCGTATTGACGCGCAACACGCCACAGCGTCGGAAAGCGGCATCGAGGACTTCATCGCTACCCGTCAGCGATCCCGTGTGGGAAGCGGCGGCTTGGGCTGCTGCTGCCGTTCGCCCTACTTTAATCGCAATAATCGGTTTGGTGAGGGCGACTTCCCGCGCGGCTGAAAGGAAGGAACGGGCATCGCCAATCGATTCCATGTACATGACGATGCTTTGCGTGTGGGGATCGTCGCCCAGGTAGTAGATTAAATCGCCCCAGCCGACATCCACCATCGAACCGACGGAGACAAAGGCGCTAAAGCCCACATTTTCCCGGAAACTCCAGTCTAAAACGGCCGTACACAAGGCCCCGCTTTGGCTAATAAAGCCGACATTACCCGGACGGGCAATCGTGGGGGCAAAGGTGGCATTTAAGCCAGAGAGAGGATTCATGACGCCGAGGCAGTTGGGACCGACGATTCGCATTTTGCCGCGACGCGCCTGTTCGAGGATTTGCCGTTCGAGTTCGACGCCCGGTTGACCGATTTCTTTGAATCCGGCGGAGATGATGACGGCCCCTTTGACTCCCACATCGGCACACTCGCGAATTAAGCCGGGAACGGTGGGAGCGGGCGTTACAATAATGGCGAGATCGACGGGTTCGGGAATTTCTGCGATCGCCGCATACGCTTTAATGCCCAAAACATTGCGGCGCTTGGGGTTAACGGGGTAAACCGTGCCTCCAAATGGACTGCTAATCAGATTCCACAGTAACGTGCGTCCAACGCTGCCCGGTTTTTCAGTCGCCCCAACAATCGCAACGCTTTTGGGTGCAAAAATGGCATCCAAGGGCTGATGTTGGTAACGTAAAACATCATGGGCGGGGTCTGGAATGCGCTGGCTTGTAGATAATTGCATCAACCACTCCTTTGAGGTTCGATTCGCTCTCGCGGTTCCGGAATCGCGCGCTCGTTTTCAACGAGTCAGCAATTGTAGGAAATTTATATTAAGAATTCCGGACAATTGTTTAAACAAAAAATTAAGGTTTCGCCAAATTCCGAAAAAACTGGTTAAGTATTTATCAAGCGTTTCTATCCCTTCTCGATTCTAAGCGTGGATGAGGGCGATTCCGCTAAGATCGGATCGCTTTCTAGTTTTTCGGAATCTCCCGCTCATTCTAACCAAGCTTTCTCGCTCTATTCTGAATTTATTCAAAAACTTTATTAACAAATGACCCCAGAACTATAAATCGCGCTACTGTAAAACTATAGGAGTTATACAAAGTTTAACAACACAAAGATTGTCTAACTCCGAAGCCTCAGCGTTAACCCTAAAGAACCTCGGAATTTCCCACAACAAGCTGAGTTAAGGCGGCGGGGTCAAAGTTTGTGAATGGAACTAGCGATACACCGAGAAAATCATGAAAGTCACTAATATCGAAGAACTCGAAGCCTTAGTCAAACAAGTCAAAGCAGCTCAAGCCCAGTACGCGACCTTCTCTCAAGAACAAGTTGATACGATCTTCAAAAAAGCAGCGCTAGCCGCGAATGCAGCCCGCATTCCCTTAGCCAAAATGGCCGTCAATGAAACGGGAATGGGCATTATTGAAGATAAGGTGATCAAGAACCATTTCGCTTCAGAATATATCTACAACAAATACAAGCACGAAAAGACTTGTGGCGTTGTTGAAAACGATCCCACCTTTGGTTATCAAAAAATTGCTGAACCCGTCGGAATTCTCGCCGGGATTGTCCCAACGACCAACCCGACCTCAACCGCCATCTTCAAGGCCCTACTCGCCCTCAAAACGCGGAACGGGATTATCTTTTCCCCTCACCCGCGTGCCAAAAACTGTACAAGAGAGGCTGCCAAAATTGTCCTAGATGCGGCGGTCGAAGCTGGCGCGCCCGCACAGATTATCGGTTGGATTGACGAACCCACCGTGCCGCTATCGCAAGCCTTGATGCAGCACCCCGATATTAAACTGATTCTGGCCACAGGCGGCCCTGGAATGGTGAAAGCGGCCTATTCTTCGGGGCACCCCTCATTAGGCGTCGGCGCAGGCAACACTCCCGCCGTCATCGATGAAACCGCCAAGATTAAAATGGCGGTTAGCTCTATCATCCTCAGTAAAACCTTCGATAACGGGATGATTTGCGCCTCAGAACAATCGGTTATCGTCGTTGATGCTGTTTACGAACAAGTTAGGCAAGAGTTCCAAGAACGCGGCGCTTACTTCCTCACCCCGGAAGAAACCGAACGCATGGGCAAATCCATCATCGTTGATGGGCGGTTAAATGCTGGAATTGTCGGTCAATCGATTGAATCGTTAGCCAAACTCGCAGACCTTCAGGTTCCCGAACAAACCAAACTGCTAATTGGCGAAGTGGCGGAAATTGGTACAAACGAACCCTTCTCCTTTGAAAAACTCTCGCCCATTCTGGCAATGTATCGGGCGAAAAACTTTACCGAAGCCGTCGAAAAGGCCGAACAACTGGTTCTGTTTGGCGGACACGGCCATACCTCCGTGCTGTATACCGACCCGGCAAACCACGCCCATATCAAGTATTTTGAAAGCAAGCTGGAAACCTCGCGGGTTCTAATTAACACGCCTTCTTCCCAAGGTGCCATTGGTGACTTGTATAACTTCCGCCTCGACCCCTCTTTGACCTTGGGTTGCGGCAGTTGGGGCGATAACTCCGTGAGTGTTAACGTCGGCCCGCAACACCTGCTGAACCTCAAAACCGTAACGGAACGGCGAGAAAATATGCTGTGGTTCCGCGTTCCGCCCAAGATTTACTTCAAGTCGGGTTCTTTACCTGTAGCTTTACGGGAACTGGCGGGCAAACAACGCGCTGTCATTATTACAGACAAACCCCTCTTTGACCTAGGGGTAGCCGATAAGGTCACGCAGGTTTTAGACGAAATTGGCGTTAAGCATCAAGTCTTCTACGATGTTGAACCCGACCCCTCTTTAACCACCGTCAACAAAGGTTTAGAAGTCGTCAATAGCTTTAAACCTGATGTGCTGATTGCCATTGGGGGCGGTTCGCCAATGGATGCGGCTAAAGTGATTTGGCTGATGTACGAACATCCCGAAACTGAGTTTGAAGGCTTGGCGACGCGGTTTATGGATATCCGCAAGCGGGTGTATGAGTTACCGGCTTTGGGAACGAAGGCGCTGATGGTGGCAGTTCCCACTACTTCGGGAACGGGTTCTGAGGTGACGCCCTTTGCAGTGGTTACTGATGACCGGACGGGGATTAAATACCCCTTAGCCGATTATGCGCTAACGCCGAATATGGCGATTGTAGACCCGGAACTGGTGATGAATATGCCGAAGCGTCTCACCGCCTATGGTGGCATTGACGCCCTCACCCACGCGCTAGAAGCGTATGTTTCGGTTTGCGCGACGGAGTTCACCAACGGCTTATCGTTAGAAGCAATTCGCCTGCTGTTTAAGTATCTCCCGGCGGCTTACCAGGAAGGGGCGAACAATCCCAAGGCGCGCGAAAAGGTTCACTATGCAGCAACCATTGCGGGGATGGCGTTCGCGAATGCCTTCTTAGGCGTTTGTCACTCTTTGGCGCATAAACTGGGTTCGACGTTCCATGTCCCCCACGGGTTAGCCAATGCGTTGATGATTTCTCACGTAATTCGCTACAACGCCACGGATATTCCCTTCAAGCAAGCCATTTTCCCGCAATATAAGTATCCAAATGCAAAATGGCGCTATGCCCAAATTGCCGATTACTTAAAGTTGGGTGGGGATACGGATGAGGAGAAGGTGGAAAAACTGGTTGAGGCGATTGAAAATCTCAAGCAGGCCATTGAACTCCCTCTGACGATTAAGGAGACGCTATCTGAGGATGACCAACGCTTCTATGAAGGGGTGGAAGCAATGGCAGAACAGGCATTTGACGACCAATGTACGGGTGCAAATCCTCGCTATCCTCTGATTCGCGATTTGAAGGAGTTATACATTCTTGCCTACCGGGGATGTCGCGTTGATTCGGCGAATTTCCACCCCGATGTGACTCAAGCAGAGTTACTCGAAGGGGAAGAAACTCCAGAACCCCCAGTTCTCGCTGGAAACTATAGCGGTTAGTTGACCGATTTGAGTTGATTTTAGCGTTCAGCCTTGCTTGCGTAGAGTGAGGCTGAATTTTGATTGAGGAAGTGCGATCGCATCTTCTCATCAGTCTAGCCATTTAATACCTATACTACTTATAGGAATAAACGATTCAACCAATTGGTAAATCTTACTGCAATCTCGATATCAGACCGCAAAGCTAGCCCTGTAATTGCTTTACCGAGTGGATAACCAGGTTCATCCTGCCAAGCAAGATAGGTATGAATAACCGATTTACTGTAGTGAGCTGCTTTGAAAGTAACAATATTCTTCCGTTGTGCTTCTTGAACGCATTCTTGTGCAAATTTGAAACATTCTGGTTCTGCAAGTTTTGCACAAAAGTCCTCTAGCATACCAGAATCTTGATTATTTGGCATTAGCCAAAAACCCAGCTTAGGTTTATCTTCAAGCCTTTCAACTACTGTTCCATCAATATCAGGATTTGTAGGTAACACATAACTATGATTATTTCTAAGTTTATCTCTGATACTCTGCCACCTGAGTTGAAGAGAACTATCCGCATCTAGCATAACTCCTATAACTTGAGGCGGGTTAGGACGTACAATAAGTGCATTAAGACGTTTCAATACATCATCGTCTGAACCACATTCATAGATTCCAAAAAGACCTTCAGTAACTTGATTAGCCTTACATAAAGACATAACAACATGGCAATCATTAGTGCCTTCAACAAGTAATACTTTATCCGAATCTTGTTTACAAATATCCTTCTTACTACTCATCGCACTTCCACATCCATATCAATAGCGTCAGTGAGTGTTTCAGAAGTATATTCGGTTGCTTTAATAGAATTGCCCTTGACATCCAGCCTAAAGAAAGCACCTAGTTCAGGGTATTTATTCCAAGCTTTATCAAAGCCTTCTATACAATCGCGGCTATGAGTTGTTGCAAAAACTTGAACATTAAGCTTCTCTGATAATTGAAAAACAATTTCCCAAACTAGAGGTTGAACGCTCCAGTGTAAGCCATTCTCAAATTCATCAATTAAGAGCAGACCATTTCTGGAGTTTACAAGAGCAACAACGATATGAAACAAACGACTCATACCATCTCCCATACTTTTGAGAGGTAACGGCTCATCAATATCCTTGATTTTTACGAGAGGAATACGATTGTCTGGTTCGCGAGTCCGACTTCTACTAATGTCCTCTACAAAAGCTACTCCAGAAACTCTATTATCGATTAAGCGCAGAGCAGAGATAACTTCTGATTCTAAATCGGTCAAGCTTGTTAAATCCCAAAGAGCAGCTAATTTACGATCAGATACATTTTCCGTCCGAACAAGTTGCCATATATACTTTAAATCTGGTTCCATGCGTTCATAAATTGTGTAACTTCGTCGGATATCTTTGATATTTTTATCCAGTCCAAAAAGTCGCCTGGTTCGTTTGCCTTCTTCTACTATCAGAAAAAACTCTAGATTGGATAAATCATCATCAATTTCTGTTTCTGAAGTACGAATCTTTCTGAGTGTTCCTTCATTATCTTGTTTGTTTTGATAGGCAGCAACGCTAAGATGAATATTGTTGCCAGATTCAATTTCTCCCAATACAATTCCATTTTCTTCTATGTTTGGTAACTTGCGACCAAAAAATAGATGTCGTATAGGATTCATAAAAAAACTTGGAGAATAGATTTGTCCACCTCTTAGCCAAGTTTCTTGGCGAGATTCTATAAGATCTAGCAGCACCTGATAAAAAGCATTACTAGCATAGATTGCTACTGCTTCAAGAAATGTACTTTTTCCAGAGTTATTTTTGCCAACAATTAGGTTGACGCGTCCTAATTTGCTAACTTCCAGATGTTGAAAGAGCCTAAAATTCTGAATTTGAAAAGACTTTAGCATATCAACTTTCCTTTAATCCTTTGCATTCAGTTTACAAGATATAAGACTAGGAGAAGAAAGAGGGTTTTCATTTATACGATAGCTTCAACTGTTCTCTCACCCTAGCGCGAAAGGTAAGCTCGGCTTCTACTTCATCCTGCTGCGCTTGTGCTAAAAATTGGTAGAGATCCGCTTTTTCTACCCAGGAGAAGGTGGGAGAGCGATCGCACTCAGCATAAAATTCTCCTTGAAGCTGGTAAATGCGCCATTCTCGCCCGTTGTAGCGCCAAAAATTAAACGGAGAGCAAATTCGTGGTCTTCTAAAGGCATTGTAATCTCTAGCGTGCCGCGATCGTAGGTGAGGCGAGCGGCGCGGGTTTGGGGAAGAGCATGGAGGATTTGCTGATAAGCTTGCCAGGTTAGACCGCGTAATGCAACCCGCTTTTCTCCGTGGAGGGTTCTTGCTTGAGGAAACCTCGTTTCAACCATGATTCAATCTCCTGGCTGCGCTTTACCGTAAGCGTTAGAGCGTTTAAAGTGCTGAGGATAGTCTATCTCACCCCCAAAGGCCACAACTTGGAGTGAGGTTCGTCACCTCTGGGTTTCGATCCCGGTGGTTTAGTAAAAGAAGAGATGAATCAAGGGGATAACAGATGAACGAGATGACCTTAAACAAAAGCGCTGCACTCTTCCAAACTGGTATCGCCAGCATCTTACTGGTTGTGGCGACAGCAACTTCCCTGCGCGTGGGATTACCTGCACTTCTGCAAGTCAATCAACCCCCAGTCCAAACTGCGAAAGTGAATTTACAAGCCCCTAGTGCAATCTGGGTAGAGAATGCCCCTACTGAATAATAGACTGATTGGACGTTGACGGCAGTCCCCTTCACTTAATTCATCTCTGTTGTATTTTTGCCCCAGATAAGCTAGCGCTAGCCATCTGGGGTTTTAACGTTTTGGGGGAAAATTGATTGAGATTTGCTCGATCCTTAATATTTCTTAGATTTATCTTTTTTTGACCTCCAAGCGCTGAATCGCTTTATTTTCAGTAGACACAAAATACCCGACAAAAAAAGTCGGGTATGTTTGACGGGCTATTGGGGCCGTGATACGATGCCATCGTTAACAGAAATTGAGGAATGTGCGAGCCATGACTCTGGCAACAACACCCCAAACTACGGCCGCAACTTGCGAAAAGCTGAAATGCAAAGAGTGTGGCGCTGAATACGAACTTCAAGCCAAGCACGTCTGTGAAGAATGTTTTGGCCCCTTGGAAGTTGTTTATAACTATGACACCCTGCGCCGCACTGTCACCCGCGAAAGCATTCAGAAAGGACCTAACTCGATTTGGCGCTATCGCCCCTTTTTGCCCGTTCTTACAGAAAATGTTATTGATGTTGGTACTGGGATGACGCCGTTGGTGCAAGCCAATCGCTTGGCTCGGCGTTTGGGATTAAAGAAACTCTATATTAAAAATGATGCAGTGAATATGCCCACCCTGAGCTTTAAAGATCGGGTGGTATCCGTGGCGCTGTCGCGGGCGAGAGAATTAGGATTTAGTACCGTATCTTGTGCAAGTACCGGAAATTTAGCTAATTCTACAGCAGCGATCGCAGCCCATGCCGGATTAGACTGCTGCGTGTTCATCCCGGCTGACTTAGAGGCGGGTAAAGTTCTCGGTACCTTAATCTACAATCCAACGGTAATGGCCGTTGAAGGCAACTACGATCAAGTCAATCGCCTCTGCTGCGAAGTTGCCAATACACATGGATGGGGATTTGTCAATATCAACTTGCGTCCCTACTATTCTGAAGGTTCCAAGACGCTTGGTTTTGAAGTCGCAGAACAACTCGGCTGGCAACTCCCCGATCATATTGTGGCTCCGCTGGCTTCCGGTTCGCTGTTCACCAAAATCTACAAAGGCTTCCAAGAGTTCGTCAAAGTTGGCTTAGTAGACGAGAAAGCGGTGAGATTCAGCGGCGCGCAAGCCGATGGCTGTTCTCCCATTGCTCAAGCCTTTAAAGAAGAACGCGATTTTGTCACCCCTGTTAAACCGAATACAATTGCTAAATCCATTGCAATTGGCAACCCCGCTGATGGCATTTACGCCTTAGAAATTGCGCGGAAAACCAATGGTAATATTGAATCGGTTAACGATGCAGAAATCATTGAAGGGATTAAACTGCTCGCAGAAACCGAAGGAATCTTTACCGAAACCGCAGGCGGTACCACGATCGCCGTCTTGAAGAAACTGGTGGAAGCTGGCAAAATCGATCCAGAAGAAACCACCGTTGCTTACATCACGGGTAATGGTCTGAAGACTCAAGAAGCCGTTCAAGGTTACATTGGCGAACCCCTCACCATTGAACCCAAACTCGATAGCTTTGAACGTGCCTTAGAGCGTTCTCGGACTCTAGATCGCCTGGAATGGCAGCAAGTTCTCGTCTAGAGAATTTCTCCAAAATTGAACTCTCTGTACAGACGTACCGTGCTGCGTCTGTACAATATTGAATGCTGTTTTGAATTATTGAACGACCGAAGGATTGCGAACTGATGAGCGTTACTGTTTTAATTCCTACGCCACTGCAAAAGTTTACGAACAATCAAGCGACGATTGAAGCAACGGGTAATAATGTGGGAGAGTTGATTGATTCTCTCGAACAACATTGTCCGGGGATTAAAAGCCGTTTGTGCGATGAATCTGGCAAACCCCGCCGCTTTTTGAACCTCTATGTGAATAGCGAAGATATCCGCTTTTTAGAGGGAACGGAAACGCCGCTAAAGGATGGGGATGAAGTGAGTATTGTTCCGGCGGTAGCTGGGGGTTGAGTCTTAGACGCGATCGCACCACTTATCCAAGATGCGATCGCGTTTTGCTATTCTTCCATTTGCCACAGATCGGCAGTTGCGCCTTCATCAAAGACGTGCTTGGGTCGCATGACTAAGACGAGTTTACCTAATAAAGGGCGATCGCATTCTGTCTCAAACCACTGAATCTCGATCTGTCCTTCCTGCTCCACAATAAAATAACTCGAATCGTCCCATTGCCGTTGCGCGCGGTCTACAATGACTAAAACGGGTTCTGGATCGCCGGATAAAGGATAAGAGAGTTTATCGCTTTCTCCCAGAATCGCCACGGGATCTTCAGCGCGGCGAACCATCTGCCAGCCAGGGATGGGAACCCAAGCACCTTCTCCAGAGAATTTGACCATTTTAAATAACCCCTCCTCTTCTACGAGAGGAACGGCCTTGAGATCGGCTACACTGAGCGGAAATTGACCGACAAGGGGAATAATACGCGGCATTTCGTCGCTACTTTCCAACCGATAGACGGGGAAAATCGGGGCCGGACGTTTGGGAGTAACGGTAAAATCGGTTAGCAGTTGTTCAATTTGCTTGCGAGTTTCCGGGGTTTGAGCAAATCTTAACCCTTTAGCAATCAGGCGCGATCGCTCTTGCAAGTCTGACTGCTGGCGTGCATTTTTCCAACACAGATAAGCCACTGCATCCCCTGGCGTGCGTGCAAACCCCTGGGGAAGGGTACGCAGGCGCGAAATTTCTTTCATGGCTTTGGCGAGTTCTCGCGCTTCATCGGCATCTAAGCCTTGCTGAACCACATATTCAGCCGCCGTAGCGCGTTCGGCTTGGGTGAGGATGCGAAATTCATACAGGCGATCGCTTCCCTTCTGCTGGTAGTAGTTTAGCGTGGCTTCGCTGACATTACCATTCACCAAGCTGTGATACACTTGGGCCGCTACAACAATCTGATTTTGTTGGACGGGTTCGATCCCGGTTTCTTCAAAAATCTGTTGGGGAGAATAACCTGCTTTTTGCAATTGGGCCGAAGCTTGGCCCCATTTTACCCACGATCCTTCCTTGCGTCGGAGCGATCGCAATAACTCTAAAACTTCTGTATCGTTCAATTCTGCGTTGGGAGCGTTTTCGGGTGTTTCAGTCATAAACCATTGATGCAAACCACGGCTTCAACTCACTCTACCGCGTCTGACTCCCGAATTGAATGCCGCTTTGGGACTTGACAAATCTCTGAGATTTCAGCGACAATGATAAACGCATGATTGAACGGGGCTATAGCTCAGTTGGTAGAGCACCTCAATGGCATTGAGGGGGTCAGGGATTCGAGTTCCCTTAGCTCCATTCCCGGAAATCAATATTTTCAGGCAACGCAGACTAAACGAGGATCGCGGTGATACCAGACGCGATCCTCGTTTATAAAGCCTCGATCGGTTGGATCGAGGCTGAAATATTCAATTTAGATAACATGGCTGAACAGCGTTACCCCTAAAACACCTGTGACGCTGACAGCTAGTAACAAGTAAGTCAAAAAGCGACCCGCTTCACCATTAAAGTCAAAGACTTTATCTTCTTGGCCTGCGGTGAAAAATAGCGACCAGGCTTGGTTCACGCTAATCGTCTCTTCTGGGGTGTTGAAGTCGGGTCTGAATACAACTGGGCCAATTAGGTATTTGTTGGGAAAATCAAAATCGGTTCTCATGGTGCGTTAACCTCAGCTTGGGCTTGAATATCAAGAAATGTAACCTTATGTAAATAATTATTACAGATTCTTGACGAAATGGTTGCCGTATTATCCGCATACTTGAAATTGGGAATTTTGGGCTAGACAAAAAACGGATTTTGTGATAGAGCAAAATCAGCAAGCATCGGGTGAGAATGTAGATGAGCGAGTATCAGTATTACGAATTTCAGGCGATCGATCGCCCCCTGACGGCGAACGAACAAGCAGAGATCCGCAAACTCTCTAGCCGAGTTCAACCGACACCCACCCAAGCCGTTTTTGTCTATAACTATGGCGACTTTCGAGGGAATCCCGAAGAAATTTTAGCGACATACCCTCGTTCAACCCCTCAAGCCACACCCGGATTTCGACGGCTATCCGAGTTAACCGCGATCGCGGATCGTTTAAGCAAAGAACGCGAAGATCGAGAACAGCAAGCCCTGAAAAAACAGCGAATCGAGCAACTAGAAGCCCTAGCATTAAAGGAAACCGAAACCTGGGAAACGGTAGGGGAACTGATTCGACTCAAGCAATCTCAAGCTTACGATCGCGCCGTTACCTTCCTGCAAGACTTGCGAGATTTAGCAGACTACCAAGGACAACTCCCCCAATTCATCCAACGCCTTGAGAAACTCAAGTCAGAGTACCACAATCGTCCAGCTTTGCTCGCAAGGCTCAAGAAGATCGAGCGTTAGGCGATCGCCACTATAGAATAATTGAACGGAAACTTGAGCTTATCGCCCGTGAAATATCTTATTCTGGCGCTAATTTGGATACTGACAATCGGCATGGCATCGCCTGCGGAGGCGGCATTGTGTCGGACAATAGCAGAGCATCAGATTTGCTTAATTAGCGTCAAGCGCAGTGCTAAATACTTTTGGGAATATCGCGCCATCGTGCAAATTGATGGCAAAACGCGACCCTTAGAAGTTTATAATTGTCGCGATCGCACTCGCATCCGAGAAGATGGCATCGCCGTCCCTTTTGAACCCAACGGCGCGGGCGGACTCATCTGCCAAGTTTTAGAGTAGAGGCATTCTCCCAGAGAACACCTCCACCCGTACAACTAAGCCCAAAGCACTAAACGCGGTAGATAAGGACTGCTGAGATAGCGATGTTTAGGCAACACCCGCAGCGAAAGCCCCTGCAAACCACTCGTGGTATAAGTGACATCAGCAGTATAGAGGCCTAGACCTTCAGCGTCCGTTCCTTGACACTCCATTTCCACCGTCATCCCATTGACAATATCGCCATCCGCATTCACCGCCCCTTGATAGAGTTGAACGCGCACATCATCCGGCGTTAACTGGCTCAAATCCAGCACAGCCTTCACGGGCATGGTTTGATTGACTTGTAACTCCGACGGTTGAGAGATATCAATCTCTTTAATCTTGATACTGTACCAATGCTCAAACACCTTCGCCCGCCAGTTGGAGAGTTCCTTCGCCGGTTGATAGCCATCTTGCTTCATCACAAAATAGCGATCGCTTGCCGGAAAATACCCCAACTC is part of the Desertifilum tharense IPPAS B-1220 genome and encodes:
- a CDS encoding bifunctional acetate--CoA ligase family protein/GNAT family N-acetyltransferase; translation: MQLSTSQRIPDPAHDVLRYQHQPLDAIFAPKSVAIVGATEKPGSVGRTLLWNLISSPFGGTVYPVNPKRRNVLGIKAYAAIAEIPEPVDLAIIVTPAPTVPGLIRECADVGVKGAVIISAGFKEIGQPGVELERQILEQARRGKMRIVGPNCLGVMNPLSGLNATFAPTIARPGNVGFISQSGALCTAVLDWSFRENVGFSAFVSVGSMVDVGWGDLIYYLGDDPHTQSIVMYMESIGDARSFLSAAREVALTKPIIAIKVGRTAAAAQAAASHTGSLTGSDEVLDAAFRRCGVLRVNTIDDLFNMAEVLAKQPRPKGRRLTILTNAGGPGVLATDALISGQGELAPLEPATVAALDPILPKHWSHANPIDILGDAEPERYAKSLEIAAKDPSSDGILVILTPQSMSDPTQTAEQVVKTLQESEISDKPILASWMGGANVAAGEEILNQASIFTFPYPDTAARVFNLMWRYSYNLRGIYETPVLPDVHCRDLNSHCPDRDSADRILQAVRNSRRSLLTELESKQLLAAYGIPTVTTQIATSAEEAAEIAQQIGYPVVLKLHSETITHKTDVGGVRLLLKDAETVKRAYHAIEESVGEKVGSQHFLGVTVQPMMHLEGYEIILGSSLDSQFGPVLLFGTGGQLVEVFQDRALALPPLNTTLARRMMEQTRIYTALKGVRGRQPVDLAALEQLLVRFSQLVVEQPWIKEIDINPLLVSSERIIALDARIVLHDPEAELNQIPRLAIRPYPTQYVSPWIAKDGTTVTIRPIRPEDEPLMVKFHQTLSEESVYLRYFHMIKLQTRVAHDRLTRICFIDYDREMALVADCENPETGEHEILGVSRLSKLHGTNEAEFGMLISDRAQGKGIGTELLRRLLQVGKDENLEQITAEILSDNRPMQRICEKLGFKLKRQMDIVEAVYPLE
- the adhE gene encoding bifunctional acetaldehyde-CoA/alcohol dehydrogenase, whose protein sequence is MKVTNIEELEALVKQVKAAQAQYATFSQEQVDTIFKKAALAANAARIPLAKMAVNETGMGIIEDKVIKNHFASEYIYNKYKHEKTCGVVENDPTFGYQKIAEPVGILAGIVPTTNPTSTAIFKALLALKTRNGIIFSPHPRAKNCTREAAKIVLDAAVEAGAPAQIIGWIDEPTVPLSQALMQHPDIKLILATGGPGMVKAAYSSGHPSLGVGAGNTPAVIDETAKIKMAVSSIILSKTFDNGMICASEQSVIVVDAVYEQVRQEFQERGAYFLTPEETERMGKSIIVDGRLNAGIVGQSIESLAKLADLQVPEQTKLLIGEVAEIGTNEPFSFEKLSPILAMYRAKNFTEAVEKAEQLVLFGGHGHTSVLYTDPANHAHIKYFESKLETSRVLINTPSSQGAIGDLYNFRLDPSLTLGCGSWGDNSVSVNVGPQHLLNLKTVTERRENMLWFRVPPKIYFKSGSLPVALRELAGKQRAVIITDKPLFDLGVADKVTQVLDEIGVKHQVFYDVEPDPSLTTVNKGLEVVNSFKPDVLIAIGGGSPMDAAKVIWLMYEHPETEFEGLATRFMDIRKRVYELPALGTKALMVAVPTTSGTGSEVTPFAVVTDDRTGIKYPLADYALTPNMAIVDPELVMNMPKRLTAYGGIDALTHALEAYVSVCATEFTNGLSLEAIRLLFKYLPAAYQEGANNPKAREKVHYAATIAGMAFANAFLGVCHSLAHKLGSTFHVPHGLANALMISHVIRYNATDIPFKQAIFPQYKYPNAKWRYAQIADYLKLGGDTDEEKVEKLVEAIENLKQAIELPLTIKETLSEDDQRFYEGVEAMAEQAFDDQCTGANPRYPLIRDLKELYILAYRGCRVDSANFHPDVTQAELLEGEETPEPPVLAGNYSG
- a CDS encoding DUF3226 domain-containing protein produces the protein MSSKKDICKQDSDKVLLVEGTNDCHVVMSLCKANQVTEGLFGIYECGSDDDVLKRLNALIVRPNPPQVIGVMLDADSSLQLRWQSIRDKLRNNHSYVLPTNPDIDGTVVERLEDKPKLGFWLMPNNQDSGMLEDFCAKLAEPECFKFAQECVQEAQRKNIVTFKAAHYSKSVIHTYLAWQDEPGYPLGKAITGLALRSDIEIAVRFTNWLNRLFL
- a CDS encoding ATP/GTP-binding protein; the protein is MLKSFQIQNFRLFQHLEVSKLGRVNLIVGKNNSGKSTFLEAVAIYASNAFYQVLLDLIESRQETWLRGGQIYSPSFFMNPIRHLFFGRKLPNIEENGIVLGEIESGNNIHLSVAAYQNKQDNEGTLRKIRTSETEIDDDLSNLEFFLIVEEGKRTRRLFGLDKNIKDIRRSYTIYERMEPDLKYIWQLVRTENVSDRKLAALWDLTSLTDLESEVISALRLIDNRVSGVAFVEDISRSRTREPDNRIPLVKIKDIDEPLPLKSMGDGMSRLFHIVVALVNSRNGLLLIDEFENGLHWSVQPLVWEIVFQLSEKLNVQVFATTHSRDCIEGFDKAWNKYPELGAFFRLDVKGNSIKATEYTSETLTDAIDMDVEVR